Proteins from a single region of Bartonella sp. M0283:
- the torA gene encoding trimethylamine-N-oxide reductase TorA: MSFDKTKITLPEMNRRSFLKSSAMLTMVGAASGSLLSRGAQAQSASKLTMSGSHWGVFRGRVDHGRLVEVTPWEHDPHPTPMLEGMMDSIYSPSRIKYPMVRRAWLEKGPGADPEGRGTGDFVRVSWDKAIDLVAGELTRVRKKYGSNGIFGGSYGWKSVGKFHNCRTLLRRMLKTTGGFVNSLGDYSTGAAQVILPHVVGSLEVYEQCTSWDVVRDNTKTLVFWGCNPVNTDQIGWLIADHGAFVGLEEVKKAGIRVICIDPIKTETCQYLNGEWLAPRPQTDVAMMLGIAHTLYAEKLHDEEFLKKYTVGFDKFLAYLIGKEDGTPKTAEWASKICGIDADIIKQLARDFAKNRTMIAAGWSIQRQHHGEQAHWMLVTLCSMLGQIGLPGGGFGFSYHYCSGGSPTATGPILGGITDGPAASEAELPAGCHIGATNSACQPKSNSIPVCRLVEALLHPGRTIKYNGSDIVLPEIHMVYWAGGNPFSHQQNRNEMVEAWKKLDTFVVHDFQWTASARHADIVLPVTTSYERNDIEQMGDYALSHIVPMKKLVEPMYESRSDFDIFSDICERLGKRDEYTQGMNEMDWIKSFYESARLESRAKGMEMPVFDTFWQSEEALGFPVKEAQKQFVRYADFREDPLLNALGTPSGKIEIYSLNIEKMHYDDCPPHPTWMEPIERLDGPTTKYPLHIASNHPIYRLHSQLCGTKLREKYAIGGREPCWINPKDAEARGLKDGDIARAYNDRGQILVGIKVTDVIRPGVIRINEGGWYDPVNPREPHSLCRYGDVNNLTTSVSTSKLAQANCGQTAVVEIEKFTGTLPPVEVFVEPRKAG; this comes from the coding sequence ATGTCATTCGACAAAACAAAAATTACCCTACCGGAAATGAACCGCCGTTCATTTCTTAAAAGTAGTGCTATGTTGACCATGGTCGGTGCCGCGAGCGGTTCACTTCTCAGCCGCGGTGCACAGGCTCAATCAGCCTCCAAATTGACTATGTCCGGCAGTCACTGGGGTGTTTTCCGCGGTCGTGTTGACCATGGCCGTTTGGTTGAAGTTACACCTTGGGAACATGACCCGCATCCAACGCCAATGTTGGAAGGTATGATGGATTCAATCTATTCGCCTTCGCGTATTAAATATCCGATGGTTCGTCGTGCCTGGCTCGAAAAAGGTCCCGGCGCCGACCCTGAAGGGCGTGGAACCGGTGACTTCGTTCGCGTAAGCTGGGATAAGGCTATTGACCTTGTTGCCGGCGAATTAACCCGCGTTCGCAAGAAATATGGTTCGAACGGAATTTTCGGTGGTTCCTACGGCTGGAAAAGCGTTGGCAAATTCCACAATTGCCGGACATTGTTGCGCAGAATGTTGAAGACGACTGGCGGCTTTGTAAACTCGCTTGGCGATTATTCAACCGGTGCCGCTCAGGTTATTCTGCCGCACGTTGTCGGGTCTCTTGAAGTTTATGAACAGTGCACATCATGGGACGTTGTACGAGATAATACCAAGACGCTCGTATTCTGGGGATGTAATCCGGTGAATACGGACCAGATTGGTTGGTTGATTGCCGACCATGGTGCATTTGTAGGCCTTGAAGAAGTCAAGAAAGCCGGTATCCGCGTTATTTGTATTGATCCTATCAAAACAGAAACCTGCCAATATCTTAACGGCGAGTGGCTAGCTCCCCGCCCGCAAACCGACGTTGCCATGATGCTCGGTATTGCCCATACGCTTTATGCAGAAAAACTTCATGACGAAGAATTTCTGAAAAAATATACTGTCGGCTTCGATAAATTCCTCGCTTATCTCATTGGCAAAGAAGATGGAACGCCGAAAACTGCCGAATGGGCTTCGAAAATTTGCGGTATTGATGCCGATATCATCAAACAGCTTGCTCGCGATTTTGCTAAAAACCGCACAATGATTGCTGCCGGTTGGTCTATCCAGCGTCAGCATCATGGCGAACAAGCCCACTGGATGTTGGTCACCCTCTGCTCGATGCTTGGACAAATCGGTTTGCCTGGTGGCGGATTTGGTTTCTCCTATCACTATTGCAGTGGTGGCTCTCCGACTGCAACAGGCCCAATTCTCGGCGGTATCACTGACGGTCCGGCTGCTAGTGAAGCAGAATTGCCCGCAGGCTGCCATATCGGGGCGACAAATTCTGCCTGCCAGCCAAAATCGAACTCGATTCCGGTTTGCCGCCTCGTTGAAGCGCTGCTCCATCCGGGCAGAACCATAAAATATAACGGGTCCGACATTGTCTTGCCTGAAATTCATATGGTTTACTGGGCTGGTGGTAATCCGTTCTCGCACCAACAGAACCGCAACGAAATGGTCGAAGCCTGGAAAAAACTCGACACATTTGTGGTCCATGACTTCCAATGGACTGCATCGGCACGTCATGCAGATATTGTTTTGCCTGTTACAACCTCTTACGAGCGCAATGACATTGAGCAAATGGGCGATTATGCATTGAGCCACATTGTTCCTATGAAGAAACTTGTCGAGCCAATGTATGAGTCACGCTCCGATTTCGACATTTTCAGCGATATCTGTGAACGTCTTGGTAAACGTGATGAATATACCCAGGGCATGAACGAAATGGACTGGATCAAGAGCTTCTATGAGTCAGCCCGTCTTGAATCTCGTGCCAAAGGCATGGAGATGCCGGTATTTGACACTTTCTGGCAAAGTGAAGAAGCACTCGGTTTCCCTGTAAAGGAAGCACAAAAACAGTTTGTCCGTTATGCCGATTTCCGTGAGGATCCGCTGCTTAATGCTTTGGGCACACCTTCCGGAAAAATCGAAATCTACTCGCTTAATATCGAGAAGATGCATTATGACGATTGCCCGCCCCACCCCACCTGGATGGAACCGATTGAACGTCTTGACGGACCGACAACAAAATATCCGCTGCACATTGCATCCAATCACCCGATTTATCGCTTGCACTCACAATTGTGCGGCACAAAATTGAGAGAAAAATATGCAATCGGTGGACGCGAACCGTGCTGGATCAACCCGAAAGATGCAGAAGCACGTGGTTTGAAAGATGGAGACATTGCTCGTGCATATAATGATCGCGGACAGATTTTGGTTGGCATCAAAGTAACCGACGTTATCCGCCCCGGTGTTATCCGTATCAATGAAGGTGGCTGGTATGATCCGGTAAATCCGAGAGAGCCCCATTCGCTCTGTCGATACGGCGATGTTAACAACCTGACGACCAGTGTATCGACTTCAAAATTGGCTCAGGCGAATTGTGGTCAAACTGCTGTAGTAGAAATCGAAAAATTCACCGGTACACTTCCTCCGGTTGAAGTCTTCGTTGAGCCACGTAAAGCAGGCTGA
- the adhP gene encoding alcohol dehydrogenase AdhP has protein sequence MAKTMQAAVVREFGKPLTIDEVPIPEPGEGMIQVSVQACGVCHTDLHAAHGDWPVKPNPPFIPGHEGVGYVSAVGRGVKHVKEGDRLGVPWLYTACGCCSHCLAGWETLCENQLNTGYSVNGAFADYVVADPNYVGHLPKNIGFNEIAPILCAGVTVYKGLKVTDAKPGNWVGISGIGGLGHLAVQYAKAMGYNVAAIDVADDKIELAKQLGADVGINVTKYNDAASELRKLTDGGVHGMLVTAASPKAFEQALGMVRRGGTLSMNGLPAGSFPVSIFNMVLNGITLRGSIVGTRLDLQEALDFAAAGKVKSHISTDKLSDINHIFDNMIAGKIEGRVVLDMTK, from the coding sequence ATGGCAAAGACGATGCAAGCCGCAGTAGTGCGTGAATTTGGAAAGCCGCTTACCATCGATGAGGTACCTATTCCCGAACCGGGAGAAGGAATGATTCAGGTAAGTGTGCAAGCATGTGGTGTTTGTCATACAGATCTACATGCTGCACATGGCGATTGGCCGGTTAAACCGAACCCGCCATTTATTCCCGGACATGAAGGTGTGGGCTATGTCTCTGCTGTAGGACGTGGTGTAAAACATGTGAAAGAAGGAGATCGGTTGGGCGTTCCTTGGCTGTACACGGCCTGTGGATGTTGCTCGCATTGTCTGGCCGGATGGGAAACACTCTGTGAAAATCAGTTGAACACGGGTTATTCGGTCAATGGTGCATTTGCCGATTATGTTGTGGCTGATCCGAATTATGTTGGACATCTTCCAAAAAATATCGGGTTTAACGAAATCGCACCCATTCTGTGTGCCGGTGTTACGGTTTATAAAGGTTTGAAAGTAACAGACGCAAAACCGGGCAACTGGGTTGGTATTTCCGGTATTGGTGGCCTTGGTCATCTGGCCGTGCAATATGCAAAAGCGATGGGCTATAATGTTGCGGCAATTGATGTTGCCGATGACAAAATCGAACTGGCAAAACAATTAGGGGCAGATGTCGGAATCAATGTAACAAAATACAATGATGCGGCGTCCGAATTGCGTAAGCTTACCGACGGTGGTGTGCATGGCATGCTCGTTACAGCTGCTTCTCCAAAAGCTTTTGAACAGGCGCTCGGTATGGTCCGTCGTGGCGGTACTTTGTCCATGAACGGTCTACCGGCTGGCAGTTTTCCTGTATCAATCTTTAATATGGTGTTGAATGGAATAACGTTGCGTGGCTCCATTGTAGGTACAAGGTTGGATCTTCAAGAGGCATTGGATTTTGCCGCCGCCGGAAAGGTCAAATCACATATCTCCACTGATAAGCTGTCTGACATCAACCATATTTTTGATAATATGATCGCAGGCAAGATTGAAGGCCGCGTTGTCCTTGATATGACTAAATAA
- a CDS encoding alpha/beta hydrolase — MRIKLLGRYISFCVCLIFLTNCGGPRAVLWHGKNATPATVAAQNAAINKPGQPKAVVPVYVATSRQAQNDYSEPFGTKRSKTLNYARVDVGIPQEHKKGLVETNGYKPDLKKYFSAVNMVKYNGREEFKKELNKALDQKPKGKREIFLFIHGYNNNFADSTFRAAQFSYDYSLKAVTVHYSWPSGGSIPLYVYDRDSADFARDGLADLLTLLSETDANEITVVAHSMGNYVTMEALRSLALQGKRQPIDRISSFLMAAPDIDIDVFERQLKDVKKMPQPTAVLVSRKDKALAVSGRLVGGHARVGDGSSIPLLQKNGIAVLDLSDVDGGAHNVFASSPTLMALAHDGSLSTSMMKETSETNGQRMMDDSGNILRGTTNLIFYTPARIISAVSQN; from the coding sequence ATGAGAATAAAACTACTGGGTCGATATATATCGTTTTGCGTTTGTCTGATCTTCCTAACAAATTGTGGTGGTCCGCGTGCTGTTTTATGGCATGGAAAAAATGCTACACCGGCGACGGTTGCAGCTCAAAATGCCGCCATTAACAAACCCGGTCAACCCAAAGCAGTGGTTCCTGTCTATGTTGCAACGAGCAGGCAAGCACAAAATGATTATTCCGAACCTTTTGGCACAAAAAGGTCGAAAACCCTGAATTACGCACGTGTTGATGTTGGTATACCACAAGAACACAAAAAAGGCTTGGTTGAAACAAACGGGTATAAGCCCGATTTAAAGAAATATTTTTCTGCGGTGAATATGGTTAAATATAATGGCCGTGAGGAATTCAAGAAAGAGCTTAATAAAGCGCTTGATCAGAAACCTAAAGGAAAGCGCGAGATATTTCTTTTTATCCATGGATATAACAACAATTTCGCGGATAGTACCTTTAGAGCAGCACAATTCTCTTACGACTATTCACTAAAAGCTGTTACTGTTCATTATTCATGGCCCTCGGGCGGCTCTATCCCGCTTTATGTCTATGACCGTGACAGCGCTGATTTCGCCCGTGATGGCTTGGCAGATCTGTTAACATTGTTAAGCGAAACGGATGCCAACGAGATTACTGTTGTCGCCCATTCCATGGGAAATTATGTAACAATGGAAGCGTTACGCAGCTTGGCTCTTCAGGGCAAACGGCAACCTATTGACCGCATATCAAGCTTTTTGATGGCCGCACCTGACATTGATATTGATGTCTTCGAACGCCAGCTCAAAGATGTTAAAAAGATGCCACAACCGACAGCAGTGCTTGTTTCGCGCAAAGACAAGGCGTTAGCAGTGTCCGGCCGCCTGGTTGGTGGGCACGCTCGTGTCGGAGATGGTTCAAGTATACCGTTATTACAAAAAAATGGTATTGCGGTTCTGGATTTGTCCGATGTTGATGGTGGTGCCCATAATGTGTTTGCTTCTTCGCCAACGCTCATGGCTCTTGCCCATGATGGTTCACTTTCAACTTCCATGATGAAAGAAACGAGCGAGACTAACGGGCAGCGGATGATGGACGATAGTGGAAACATTTTGAGAGGCACAACGAATCTCATTTTCTACACTCCGGCGAGAATAATTTCGGCTGTAAGTCAGAATTAA
- the rbbA gene encoding ribosome-associated ATPase/putative transporter RbbA, producing MTESSKLSKPKTDRPVVTLSGVRLVYGEKIALDGIDLEVPTGKMIGMIGPDGVGKSSLLSLITGAREIQDGTVNVLGGDMRDKQHRLDVCPDIAYMPQGLGKNLYPTLSVQENADFFARLFGQEKEERQARISELCERTGLNGFEDRPAGKLSGGMKQKLGLICSLIHDPKLLVLDEPTTGVDPLSRRQFWDLIDDIRKERSDMSVMVATAYMEEAARFDWLIAMYDGKILATGTPDQLLEQTKTKNLDEAFIALMPTEEQKGHVEVVIPPRQETGNEEIAIEADGLTQRFGDFTAVDHVSFRIKKGEIFGFLGSNGCGKSTTMKMLTGLLPATEGTAKLFGRQINANDMETRRHVGYMSQAFSLYAELTVLENLQLHAKLFEIPEEKVKERMQAMIDRFELKDVLDAMPDSLPLGIRQRMSLAVALLHEPEILILDEPTSGVDPIARDQLWQQLGELSRNDNVTIFITTHFMNEAERCDRISLMHAGKVLITDKPSEIVKSKNADTLEEAFIEYLQDAIDKQNAEKKAKIDASSTVKNEASEKSSEMDANKQKSNNNGNPEIERSHGKRFKRRFDFMRMMSYANREALELRRDPIRATMALLGSVILMFVIGYGINTEVENLTFAVLDHDQSVISRDYVQQISGSRYFIQKKDIVDYDDLDARMRSGEISLAIEIPPEFGKDMERGRNVEVGAWIDGAMPLRAETVRGYVQGMHALWLQNKARTLQGKAATMGDYRLEVRFLYNPGIESLTAMVPAVIPILLLIIPAMLAALSVVREKEMGSIINLYVTPVTRLEFLVGKQLPYIGLGLINCILLWLFAIFIFRVHFTGGILTFMLAGLLYVAFSTAFGLLISTFMNSQIAAIFGAAVLTILPATQFCGLMDPVSSLQGAGRLIGDIYPTTYFILISRGTFAKALQFHDLVGSFIPLILAGPILVIIASWLTKKQAK from the coding sequence ATGACAGAATCTTCCAAACTCTCAAAACCGAAAACAGATCGACCAGTCGTAACACTATCTGGTGTCCGTCTGGTTTACGGTGAAAAGATAGCGCTAGACGGTATCGATCTTGAAGTGCCGACAGGAAAAATGATCGGCATGATAGGTCCGGACGGTGTCGGCAAGTCAAGTCTGTTGTCGCTGATTACCGGAGCACGCGAGATTCAGGACGGCACTGTTAACGTATTGGGCGGTGATATGCGTGATAAGCAGCACCGTCTCGATGTGTGTCCCGACATCGCCTATATGCCTCAAGGTTTGGGAAAAAATTTGTATCCGACTTTGTCGGTTCAAGAAAATGCCGATTTTTTTGCTCGACTTTTTGGACAAGAAAAAGAAGAACGGCAAGCACGTATTTCGGAATTGTGCGAAAGAACCGGACTTAACGGTTTCGAAGATCGTCCAGCCGGTAAGCTTTCGGGGGGTATGAAGCAAAAGCTTGGTCTTATTTGCTCACTTATTCATGACCCGAAACTTCTTGTTCTTGATGAACCGACAACAGGTGTTGACCCTCTTTCAAGACGTCAATTCTGGGACCTGATCGACGATATCCGCAAAGAACGGTCCGATATGAGCGTTATGGTCGCGACAGCTTATATGGAAGAAGCTGCGCGGTTTGATTGGCTGATTGCTATGTATGACGGCAAAATACTCGCCACAGGTACGCCGGATCAATTGCTTGAACAGACCAAGACAAAAAACCTTGACGAAGCTTTTATAGCTCTCATGCCGACGGAAGAACAGAAAGGCCACGTCGAAGTTGTTATTCCGCCTCGTCAAGAAACCGGAAATGAAGAAATAGCGATAGAAGCTGACGGCCTTACACAGCGTTTTGGCGATTTTACCGCAGTTGATCATGTAAGTTTCCGCATTAAAAAAGGCGAGATTTTCGGATTTCTCGGCTCCAATGGATGTGGAAAAAGCACGACAATGAAGATGTTGACGGGACTGCTTCCGGCAACAGAAGGCACCGCCAAATTGTTTGGACGACAAATCAATGCCAATGATATGGAGACGCGTCGTCACGTTGGATATATGAGTCAAGCGTTTTCACTTTACGCTGAATTGACGGTTCTTGAAAATCTGCAACTTCACGCAAAATTGTTTGAAATTCCGGAGGAAAAAGTCAAGGAACGTATGCAGGCAATGATCGACCGCTTCGAGCTTAAGGATGTGCTTGATGCGATGCCGGATTCGTTGCCGCTTGGCATCAGACAACGTATGTCTCTGGCGGTTGCGTTGCTGCACGAGCCGGAAATTTTGATACTTGATGAGCCGACATCGGGTGTGGATCCGATTGCGCGCGATCAGCTGTGGCAGCAACTTGGTGAATTGTCGCGCAATGATAATGTTACTATTTTTATTACGACACACTTCATGAACGAGGCCGAGCGCTGTGACCGTATTTCGCTCATGCATGCTGGCAAAGTTTTGATTACCGATAAACCTTCGGAAATTGTGAAATCGAAAAATGCCGATACACTTGAAGAGGCTTTTATCGAATATCTACAAGACGCTATAGATAAACAGAATGCCGAGAAAAAAGCGAAAATCGATGCATCTTCGACTGTCAAAAACGAGGCAAGTGAAAAATCTTCAGAAATGGATGCTAACAAACAAAAATCCAACAATAATGGAAATCCGGAGATCGAACGGTCGCATGGAAAGCGTTTTAAACGACGTTTCGATTTTATGCGGATGATGAGCTATGCCAACCGTGAAGCATTGGAATTGCGTCGTGATCCTATCCGCGCAACGATGGCTTTACTTGGCAGTGTCATTTTGATGTTTGTTATCGGTTATGGAATCAATACCGAAGTTGAAAATTTGACTTTTGCGGTGCTTGATCACGACCAGTCGGTTATCAGTCGCGATTATGTCCAACAAATTTCTGGTTCCCGATATTTTATTCAGAAGAAAGATATTGTCGATTATGACGATCTTGATGCGCGTATGCGCTCGGGCGAAATAAGTCTCGCTATCGAGATACCACCCGAGTTCGGGAAAGACATGGAACGGGGACGCAACGTTGAGGTAGGCGCGTGGATTGACGGGGCGATGCCGCTACGTGCCGAAACAGTACGTGGTTACGTTCAAGGGATGCACGCATTATGGCTTCAGAATAAAGCCAGAACTCTACAGGGAAAAGCGGCCACTATGGGGGATTATCGCTTGGAAGTAAGATTCCTCTATAACCCCGGCATTGAAAGTCTTACTGCGATGGTTCCTGCAGTTATACCGATTTTACTTTTAATTATTCCCGCCATGCTTGCGGCTTTATCCGTGGTGCGTGAAAAGGAAATGGGCTCCATCATCAATCTTTACGTTACACCAGTTACAAGGCTCGAATTTCTGGTTGGTAAACAACTGCCCTATATAGGGCTCGGACTTATTAACTGTATTTTGTTGTGGCTGTTCGCTATTTTTATATTCAGAGTTCACTTCACCGGCGGTATCCTGACATTCATGTTGGCGGGGTTGCTTTATGTGGCATTTTCAACGGCTTTCGGCCTGTTGATTTCAACCTTTATGAATAGCCAGATTGCTGCAATATTTGGTGCTGCAGTTCTAACTATTCTGCCCGCAACACAATTTTGCGGATTGATGGATCCGGTGAGCTCCCTTCAAGGAGCCGGTCGGTTAATCGGCGATATCTATCCGACGACATATTTTATTCTGATTTCACGTGGCACTTTTGCTAAAGCACTCCAGTTCCATGACCTTGTCGGTTCATTTATTCCGCTGATACTGGCAGGTCCGATTTTGGTCATCATAGCCTCGTGGCTTACTAAAAAACAGGCGAAGTAA
- a CDS encoding ABC transporter permease, with translation MKLNHILDLGIKELLGVFRDPMLLVLIVYAFTISIYISANATPETLNKTPIAIVDEDSSPLSTRIATAFLPPYFITPEDINQSELDSRMDQGIDTFAVDIPPNFQRDVLAGRSPAIQLDVDATRTTQALTGSQYIQQIVDAEVKEFVSHYRTKEPQQVSLTLRARFNPELEKSWFGSIINVIDNVTMLSIILTGTALIREREHGTVEHLLVMPVTPTEIMISKVWSMGAIVLVAATFSLIVIVEGLLKVPIEGSVTLFLAGTCLHLFATTSMGIALATVAGSMPQFGLLLMLVLMPLQILSGGVTPRESMPEFIQNIMLVAPNTHFIMMAQSILYRGAGFSVVWVNFAALAVIGSVLFVFSLNRFRATLK, from the coding sequence ATGAAGTTAAATCATATTTTGGATTTGGGAATTAAAGAATTGCTCGGCGTTTTCCGTGACCCGATGCTATTGGTCCTGATTGTTTACGCGTTCACAATATCCATTTATATATCGGCTAATGCGACGCCTGAAACTTTGAACAAGACGCCTATAGCAATTGTTGATGAAGATAGTTCACCTTTGTCGACACGTATTGCCACGGCATTTCTTCCGCCTTATTTCATTACTCCCGAAGATATAAACCAATCCGAACTTGATTCCCGCATGGATCAGGGGATTGATACATTCGCTGTTGATATTCCACCAAATTTTCAGCGTGATGTTCTTGCCGGCCGGTCTCCCGCAATACAGCTTGATGTTGATGCGACACGTACAACGCAGGCTCTGACCGGTTCACAATACATTCAGCAGATTGTCGACGCTGAAGTGAAAGAGTTCGTCTCGCATTATCGCACGAAAGAACCACAACAGGTTTCGCTTACACTACGCGCACGTTTCAATCCCGAATTAGAAAAATCATGGTTCGGATCGATTATCAATGTGATTGATAATGTGACAATGCTATCCATCATTTTGACGGGGACTGCGCTTATTCGTGAACGCGAACATGGCACGGTCGAGCATCTTCTTGTTATGCCGGTCACACCGACCGAAATTATGATTTCGAAGGTGTGGTCAATGGGGGCAATCGTTCTCGTTGCGGCAACGTTTTCGCTGATCGTTATTGTGGAAGGCCTGTTAAAAGTCCCGATCGAAGGGTCTGTTACGTTATTCCTTGCGGGAACCTGTCTACATCTGTTTGCTACAACGTCGATGGGCATTGCACTGGCAACCGTTGCAGGGTCTATGCCCCAATTCGGCCTTTTACTTATGCTTGTTCTGATGCCGTTACAAATCCTGTCAGGCGGCGTTACACCGCGTGAAAGTATGCCGGAATTTATACAGAATATCATGCTTGTAGCGCCGAATACGCATTTCATTATGATGGCTCAATCAATTCTTTATCGTGGGGCCGGTTTTTCGGTTGTTTGGGTAAATTTTGCTGCTTTGGCAGTGATTGGTTCTGTACTATTTGTCTTCTCGCTCAATCGTTTCAGGGCTACACTTAAATGA
- a CDS encoding c-type cytochrome — MKRLTRWFLVLVVIGIVGFFVLTSPITWSLTHPTRDVADNTAPDLENGRVVFVASDCSTCHASPNQDNPLKLGGGRALDTEFGRFYMPNISSDKKDGIGNWTLAEFTKAVREGVGPNGIMPDGQNLYPAFPYTSYQRLTANDVRDLFAYIKSLEPVQGVAPDHDLKFPFNMRRGVGVWRLAFLDGKPLSPMKVTATTDTKDTKDEQALLERGRYLVEGAGHCAECHSTRNFMGVIKSNLRYGGGATPDGKGHFPNISQDDTGIKFWAENSIFNYLKTGQSPINKIAGGDMAEVIKNTKQLPDEDLRAMAAYIKTLPGVDLPAPGQPESNHTSKLVMLPTTNKLDVTLPTSSDSAVKGADTLYAVYTKPFYIDENGSGDEDGKLLAAAKLAVLDHKGDKLKVRLDGWQMAGAPSVVYALQGQRIMYAVLGDKAMASYKLGKEVVDEETKQTWYPVSLELWTSDKDVNVSIGDMWSYTSDLFSATCSVCHSLPEPGHLLANQWIGNLNAMKRYTSLTPDQYRLLLSYLQNHSKDVNDGQEVH, encoded by the coding sequence ATGAAACGGCTAACCCGATGGTTTTTGGTCCTTGTTGTTATAGGGATCGTAGGTTTTTTTGTTCTTACCTCCCCGATCACTTGGTCACTTACTCATCCCACTCGAGACGTTGCTGATAATACCGCGCCTGATCTGGAAAATGGTCGCGTTGTATTTGTTGCCAGTGATTGCTCGACTTGTCATGCTTCGCCCAATCAGGATAACCCGTTAAAGCTGGGTGGCGGGCGTGCATTGGACACAGAATTCGGGCGTTTTTATATGCCTAATATTTCGTCGGATAAAAAGGACGGCATTGGTAATTGGACACTTGCCGAGTTCACTAAAGCAGTGCGCGAAGGTGTAGGACCGAATGGTATCATGCCTGATGGACAAAACCTTTATCCGGCATTCCCTTACACATCATATCAGCGTTTGACAGCAAATGACGTTCGCGATCTTTTTGCCTACATCAAATCGCTCGAACCTGTGCAAGGTGTTGCACCTGATCATGACTTGAAATTCCCGTTCAATATGCGTCGCGGCGTTGGTGTTTGGCGCTTGGCCTTTCTTGATGGCAAACCATTGTCACCAATGAAAGTCACTGCGACCACTGACACAAAAGACACGAAAGACGAACAGGCTCTTCTTGAGCGTGGGCGTTATCTTGTTGAAGGTGCCGGACACTGTGCAGAATGCCACTCGACACGTAATTTTATGGGCGTGATAAAGAGCAATCTGCGTTATGGCGGCGGTGCTACTCCTGATGGTAAAGGGCACTTCCCGAATATCAGTCAGGATGATACAGGCATCAAATTCTGGGCTGAAAATTCCATTTTCAACTATTTGAAAACAGGTCAAAGCCCGATTAACAAAATCGCTGGTGGCGATATGGCTGAAGTCATCAAAAATACGAAGCAACTTCCTGATGAGGATCTTCGTGCGATGGCTGCCTATATCAAAACATTGCCAGGTGTTGATTTGCCGGCTCCGGGACAGCCCGAATCAAACCATACTTCAAAGCTTGTTATGCTACCTACCACAAACAAACTTGATGTTACTTTACCAACGTCATCGGATAGCGCGGTTAAAGGTGCAGACACTCTTTATGCAGTCTATACAAAACCGTTCTATATTGATGAAAATGGTTCTGGCGACGAAGATGGTAAACTCCTAGCGGCAGCAAAACTTGCCGTGCTTGACCACAAAGGCGATAAGTTGAAAGTTCGCCTTGACGGTTGGCAAATGGCCGGTGCCCCCTCGGTTGTCTATGCTTTGCAGGGCCAACGCATTATGTATGCGGTCTTGGGTGACAAGGCCATGGCCTCCTATAAACTTGGCAAAGAAGTTGTTGATGAGGAAACCAAACAAACCTGGTATCCTGTAAGTCTCGAATTGTGGACAAGCGATAAGGATGTCAACGTTTCAATTGGCGACATGTGGTCGTACACGTCAGATCTCTTCAGTGCAACCTGTAGCGTTTGCCATTCACTACCTGAACCAGGGCATTTGCTTGCCAACCAGTGGATCGGTAACTTGAATGCAATGAAGCGTTATACTTCATTGACTCCCGATCAATACCGGTTGCTCTTGAGCTATCTCCAGAACCATTCGAAAGATGTCAATGACGGTCAAGAGGTACACTGA
- a CDS encoding molecular chaperone, which produces MAVVQSEASYNGNEQPNSREDQAQAIIIDWFARLFIAPPKIELLEECRSLPVMTFLGEFGEELQAVELTTMIADFFRNHSVEELNHLLSQQYISLFDGAFGPLSVPPYESYYRDENGRLFQAPYVEMQDVLTKLDVSVKSSCKEPADHIALELAALAEAFRQHDTDAIAGMIARLALWLPEMNAALGKVASHSLYAHLVELLIIYLSSFSRLFGNQDNIKH; this is translated from the coding sequence ATGGCTGTTGTTCAATCAGAAGCGTCATATAACGGAAACGAGCAACCGAATTCTCGGGAAGATCAGGCTCAAGCGATAATAATCGATTGGTTCGCCCGTTTATTTATTGCCCCGCCGAAGATCGAATTGCTTGAAGAATGTCGTTCACTTCCCGTTATGACTTTTCTGGGCGAATTCGGTGAAGAGCTTCAAGCTGTTGAATTAACAACAATGATTGCGGATTTTTTCCGCAATCATTCCGTCGAAGAGCTCAACCACCTTCTTTCGCAACAATACATAAGTTTGTTCGATGGTGCTTTTGGTCCCCTTTCGGTTCCTCCCTATGAAAGCTATTATCGGGATGAAAATGGAAGATTGTTTCAAGCGCCTTATGTTGAAATGCAGGATGTGCTGACGAAACTTGACGTTTCGGTAAAATCTTCCTGCAAGGAACCGGCCGATCATATAGCTTTGGAATTGGCCGCTTTGGCCGAAGCTTTTCGCCAACACGACACAGATGCCATTGCCGGCATGATAGCACGTCTGGCTTTATGGCTACCTGAAATGAACGCAGCATTGGGTAAAGTGGCTAGTCATAGCCTTTATGCCCATTTGGTCGAGTTACTTATTATTTATCTTTCGTCTTTTAGTCGCCTTTTCGGCAACCAAGACAACATTAAACACTAG